From the genome of Acidobacteriota bacterium, one region includes:
- the gatD gene encoding Glu-tRNA(Gln) amidotransferase subunit GatD yields the protein MTGNDAYKGYKGTAREVLERFKAPVWSDATFIMDSGRFTGIVLPRSETSDPLHIVLKLRSGYNVGIEAARVEAVEHHGRREAHYKIPEKEFPYDPAKPRVKLLGTGGTIASRLDYRTGAVIPAFSPGELYGSVPELADICNLETDKLYGVFSENMGPEQWRGTAEAIGREIAAGVQGIVVGHGTDTMHHTAAVLSFMVQNSPVPIVMVGSQRSSDRPSSDAALNLMHSVKTAAESDIAEVMVCMFGPTSDTYGLLHRGTRVRKMHSSYRSTFRTIGDIPLAMVSRDEITPLRRDYKKRRDDRNVVIDTSFEEKVCIVYYYPNMMPDIIDALIDNGYRGIVIAGTGLGHVNKPLYPALKRAADRKIAVYMTVQTLWGYVQMYVYDTGRDMMELGVVPAANMLPEVAYVKLGWALGRTNDLEEVRRIMLTPVADEITEREPHNGYLILQGGIPEVEKFISSYRK from the coding sequence ATGACGGGCAACGACGCCTACAAGGGATACAAGGGAACGGCCCGGGAAGTTCTCGAAAGATTCAAAGCTCCTGTCTGGAGCGATGCCACTTTTATTATGGATAGCGGACGGTTTACGGGCATCGTCCTGCCGCGTTCGGAAACGTCCGATCCCCTCCACATCGTCCTCAAGCTTCGTTCCGGCTACAATGTCGGCATCGAGGCCGCCCGGGTCGAAGCGGTGGAGCATCACGGCCGGCGCGAGGCGCACTACAAGATCCCCGAGAAGGAGTTCCCCTACGATCCGGCCAAGCCCCGGGTCAAGCTCCTGGGAACCGGGGGAACGATCGCCAGCCGCCTCGACTACCGGACGGGCGCGGTCATCCCCGCCTTTTCTCCGGGCGAACTCTACGGCTCGGTTCCCGAGCTGGCCGACATCTGCAATCTCGAAACCGATAAGCTCTACGGCGTTTTCAGCGAGAACATGGGACCTGAGCAGTGGCGGGGAACGGCCGAAGCCATCGGTCGGGAAATCGCCGCGGGAGTCCAGGGGATCGTCGTCGGCCACGGCACCGACACCATGCACCACACCGCCGCCGTCCTGTCCTTCATGGTCCAGAATTCCCCGGTGCCCATCGTCATGGTCGGATCCCAGCGTTCGTCCGACCGGCCCTCGTCGGATGCGGCCCTCAACCTCATGCACAGCGTCAAGACCGCCGCCGAAAGCGATATCGCCGAGGTCATGGTCTGCATGTTCGGCCCGACGTCCGACACTTACGGACTCCTCCATCGGGGGACGCGCGTCCGCAAGATGCATTCGAGCTACCGGTCGACCTTCCGGACAATCGGCGACATCCCCCTGGCCATGGTCAGCCGGGACGAAATCACCCCGCTCCGCCGGGATTATAAAAAGCGCCGGGACGACCGCAACGTCGTCATCGACACGTCCTTCGAGGAGAAGGTCTGCATCGTCTATTATTATCCGAACATGATGCCCGACATCATCGACGCCCTGATCGACAACGGTTACCGGGGGATCGTCATCGCCGGGACGGGTCTCGGCCATGTCAACAAGCCGCTCTATCCCGCGCTGAAGAGGGCGGCCGACCGCAAGATCGCCGTTTACATGACCGTCCAGACGCTCTGGGGCTATGTCCAGATGTATGTCTATGATACGGGCCGGGACATGATGGAGCTCGGCGTCGTGCCGGCGGCCAACATGTTGCCCGAGGTCGCCTATGTCAAGCTCGGCTGGGCGCTTGGACGGACGAACGACCTGGAGGAGGTCCGCCGGATCATGCTCACCCCGGTGGCCGACGAAATCACGGAGCGCGAGCCCCACAACGGTTATCTGATTCTTCAGGGCGGGATTCCCGAAGTCGAAAAGTTCATCTCCAGCTACCGGAAATGA
- a CDS encoding Na/Pi cotransporter family protein produces MSARMILELVGGLGVFLLGMKLMSESLQKVAGGRLRSVLGSLSRNRMMGVGTGIMVTAVVQSSSATTIMLVSFVNAGLLSLNQAVSVVMGANIGTTMTGWLVSILGFKIDITAMALPIVGLGFFARFIGRTRVTYWGEVLVGFGLLFLGLAFIRSAIPEVRNSPEFGQWLSGFAVTDWLSLLLAVAVGTAATIVLQSSSAAMVVVLTLAASGQIDFPTAAALILGENIGTTITAYMASVGATLAARRTARAHMLFNVLGVVWVVALFKPMLLLVDALLPGSPFSPDLAIRGSAIPSHLAAFHTVFNVLNTLLFLPLAGLLAKLTCFLVRGDDDDGRFRHLKYLDTSLVATPLMAVSAAWQEVARMMDVAREAFSKVVPLILDPVKANESAADEVQRLEEQTDIMEKEIVEYLANISRNSTSADQAAEVAGMILMASDIERIGDHCESLLKLAVRRRRKELPFSEQALEEITSIATVVAGFLTHVRNGFDQRGPDFFRDALQMENRINELRRCIRKDHVGRLHTGVCGVKQGLVFIDMLTSFEKIGDHAMNVAEALVGHKVPDSGERPSRFKRGARYRPSPET; encoded by the coding sequence ATGTCCGCCCGCATGATCCTGGAGCTTGTCGGCGGTCTGGGGGTCTTTCTCCTGGGCATGAAGCTCATGAGCGAGTCCCTCCAGAAAGTCGCCGGCGGGCGGCTTCGGTCCGTGCTCGGCAGTCTCAGCAGGAACCGCATGATGGGCGTGGGGACCGGAATCATGGTCACCGCCGTGGTGCAGTCCTCAAGCGCGACGACCATCATGCTGGTGAGTTTTGTGAACGCGGGTTTGCTCAGCCTCAACCAGGCCGTCAGCGTGGTCATGGGCGCCAATATCGGCACCACGATGACGGGTTGGCTGGTCTCCATCCTGGGGTTCAAGATCGACATCACCGCGATGGCGCTGCCCATCGTCGGCCTGGGTTTTTTCGCCCGGTTCATCGGCCGGACCCGGGTGACCTACTGGGGCGAGGTTCTGGTGGGGTTCGGGCTTTTATTCCTGGGTCTGGCTTTCATCCGATCGGCCATTCCCGAAGTGCGGAATTCCCCGGAATTCGGCCAGTGGTTGTCGGGGTTTGCCGTGACCGACTGGCTGTCGCTGCTTTTAGCCGTGGCGGTGGGCACGGCGGCGACCATTGTGCTGCAGAGCTCCTCAGCGGCCATGGTGGTGGTCCTGACTCTGGCCGCCTCCGGACAGATTGATTTTCCCACGGCCGCGGCTCTGATCCTGGGCGAAAACATCGGCACGACCATCACGGCCTATATGGCGAGCGTTGGCGCCACTCTGGCGGCGCGGAGAACCGCCCGAGCCCATATGCTGTTCAACGTGCTGGGGGTCGTCTGGGTTGTGGCGTTGTTCAAACCCATGCTGCTGCTTGTGGATGCTTTGCTGCCCGGCAGTCCGTTTTCGCCCGACTTGGCCATACGGGGGTCAGCCATTCCCAGCCATCTGGCCGCCTTCCACACGGTGTTCAATGTCCTGAATACGCTGTTGTTTCTGCCCTTGGCCGGCCTGTTGGCCAAGCTGACCTGCTTCCTGGTTCGCGGCGATGATGACGACGGCCGTTTCCGGCACCTGAAATACCTGGACACCAGCCTGGTCGCCACGCCTCTCATGGCCGTTTCCGCGGCATGGCAGGAGGTCGCCAGGATGATGGATGTGGCCCGGGAAGCTTTCAGCAAAGTCGTGCCCCTGATCCTGGACCCGGTCAAGGCGAATGAATCCGCCGCGGATGAGGTGCAGCGGCTGGAGGAACAGACGGACATCATGGAAAAGGAGATTGTGGAGTATCTGGCCAATATTTCGCGCAACAGCACCTCCGCCGACCAGGCGGCGGAGGTGGCGGGCATGATTCTCATGGCCAGCGACATCGAACGTATCGGAGATCACTGTGAGTCCCTGCTCAAGCTGGCGGTTCGTCGCCGGAGGAAGGAGCTGCCCTTTTCAGAGCAAGCCCTGGAAGAGATCACTTCCATCGCGACGGTGGTGGCAGGCTTCCTGACGCATGTCCGAAACGGTTTCGATCAAAGGGGCCCGGATTTCTTCCGGGATGCCCTTCAAATGGAAAACCGGATCAACGAACTGCGGCGATGCATCCGCAAGGACCATGTCGGCCGCTTGCACACGGGCGTCTGCGGCGTGAAACAGGGACTGGTTTTCATCGATATGCTCACGAGCTTCGAAAAGATCGGCGATCACGCCATGAACGTGGCTGAGGCTCTGGTGGGCCACAAGGTGCCCGATTCCGGAGAACGGCCGAGCCGATTCAAACGGGGCGCCAGATATCGCCCCTCCCCCGAGACTTAA
- a CDS encoding mechanosensitive ion channel family protein, which produces MDFQGLFDTALAWLITTGPRILILVAVTLLILKAVKILSARISKLMIVNKEDPEAEKRARTLGAVLRNLLRVVVLIMAALTLLAQLGVEIAPLLATAGIAGLAIGFAGQNLVKDIINGFFILMQDQIRVGDVVKIAGQGGLVENVTLKMTTLRDLHGNVHYIPNGQIDVVTNMTKEFSRYVMDIGVSYREDVDEVIAVIREVDEDMRSDPEYKEDILQPVEILGLDRFDDSAVIVRARTTTKPIRQWAVGREFNRRLKKVFDARGIEIPFPHVTLYMGVDKAGQAPPLRVDLKKKDSPNP; this is translated from the coding sequence ATGGATTTCCAGGGATTATTCGATACGGCGCTTGCCTGGCTGATCACGACGGGCCCCCGAATTCTTATCCTGGTCGCCGTCACCCTCCTGATCCTCAAGGCCGTCAAGATTCTGTCCGCCAGAATCTCGAAACTGATGATCGTCAACAAGGAGGATCCGGAAGCCGAAAAAAGGGCCAGGACGCTGGGTGCGGTTCTTCGCAATCTACTCAGGGTCGTTGTCCTGATCATGGCTGCATTGACCCTCCTCGCCCAGCTCGGCGTGGAAATCGCCCCTCTCCTGGCCACGGCGGGGATTGCCGGCCTGGCCATCGGCTTTGCCGGCCAGAACCTGGTCAAGGATATCATCAACGGCTTTTTCATTCTGATGCAGGACCAGATCCGGGTGGGCGATGTCGTCAAGATCGCCGGTCAGGGCGGCCTGGTCGAAAACGTCACGCTGAAAATGACCACCCTTCGCGACCTGCACGGGAACGTCCATTATATCCCCAACGGCCAAATCGATGTCGTCACCAACATGACCAAGGAATTTTCCCGTTATGTCATGGATATCGGCGTTTCCTACCGCGAGGACGTGGATGAGGTGATCGCCGTCATCCGTGAAGTGGATGAGGACATGAGAAGCGACCCGGAATACAAGGAGGACATTCTCCAACCCGTCGAAATTCTGGGCCTTGACCGGTTCGACGACTCGGCGGTCATCGTCCGGGCCCGGACAACAACCAAGCCCATCCGGCAGTGGGCTGTCGGCCGGGAGTTCAACCGGCGTCTCAAGAAAGTTTTCGACGCCCGGGGCATTGAAATTCCGTTCCCGCACGTCACGCTTTACATGGGCGTGGACAAGGCGGGCCAGGCGCCGCCGCTACGGGTTGATCTTAAGAAAAAGGATTCGCCGAATCCCTGA
- a CDS encoding tetratricopeptide repeat protein yields MFGVKTIIRVACGLWLVCGPGAGPVLFGDSSVSCPPRILRLHVLGDADFRSVPGWKDKAADVVSRSSRAFESTFGIVFDIGKFSDWTPDERLTSLEDLAFALESGVGTAGFDVVLAAIGRKNLDRDYFGFSMFREGLVLLRASGSVEDQVRALSHEMAHLFGAVHLDDPRSLMDFRGRGSSFDTLTRRLISLNKSRTFGGREFPLPRSHWQACADLYRTIIRNIERRSTAGTEAGRPVGIRGRPALSLEGLEDVFLALANIALELKDYKDVETLCRRALALNPGSLEARNLGAIALRRQGYPERAVPEYLAILEKRPGHAKVRYNLGIAYARMGEWEAALDAYAAAVEINPRSAEAFCNMGEVLMRLGRLDEAEAALQRALAIDPQDVLALCNTAEIHFRRGDFDAARSLAENLATNHPERPEPLNILGNIFHAEGDRQEARKAFSAAVQADPDYEKAHYNIGNILDAEGRLEEAAASFRRAVELNGGFAEARAALGTCLLRLKHPDEALMELDRAAALGLRSPALHLNRGSALLETGDPDAAEREFRKVLDETPGSAEAMNNLGIVYLRKDNPPAALKAFQAAAETDPENREVRVNLGNVLLAMEKWEKALRHYETAAAADPADAVLHNNMAFAFFKIGDFGRALRHAEKAEALGLRVHPDFMRLLKEKMNRHFRDSANPFS; encoded by the coding sequence ATGTTCGGCGTAAAGACGATCATCCGAGTTGCGTGCGGGCTTTGGCTCGTCTGCGGACCGGGAGCGGGTCCGGTTCTCTTCGGCGATTCATCCGTATCGTGTCCGCCGCGCATCCTCCGCCTTCACGTTCTGGGTGACGCGGACTTTCGATCCGTTCCCGGCTGGAAGGACAAGGCCGCGGATGTCGTGTCGCGGTCGTCACGCGCCTTTGAATCGACATTCGGGATCGTTTTCGACATCGGTAAGTTTTCGGACTGGACGCCGGACGAAAGACTGACTTCGCTGGAAGACCTGGCCTTCGCCCTGGAATCCGGAGTCGGGACGGCCGGCTTCGACGTCGTCCTGGCCGCCATCGGACGGAAAAACCTGGACAGGGATTATTTCGGCTTCTCCATGTTCCGCGAGGGCCTTGTTCTCTTGCGGGCTTCGGGCTCCGTGGAAGATCAGGTCCGGGCCTTGAGCCATGAAATGGCCCACCTCTTCGGCGCCGTCCACCTCGACGACCCCCGCTCCCTGATGGATTTTCGGGGCCGGGGATCGTCCTTCGACACCCTGACCCGGAGACTCATTTCTCTGAACAAATCCAGAACCTTCGGCGGACGGGAATTCCCGCTGCCCCGGTCCCATTGGCAGGCCTGCGCGGACCTCTATCGGACCATCATCCGAAACATCGAGCGCCGATCGACGGCCGGGACCGAGGCCGGACGTCCCGTCGGCATCCGGGGCCGACCGGCGCTTTCTCTGGAAGGGTTGGAGGACGTTTTTCTCGCTCTGGCCAATATCGCGCTTGAGCTCAAGGACTACAAGGATGTGGAAACGCTTTGCCGCAGGGCGCTGGCGCTCAATCCCGGCAGCCTTGAAGCCCGCAACCTCGGGGCCATCGCTCTTCGAAGACAGGGATATCCGGAACGGGCCGTCCCGGAGTATTTGGCCATTCTCGAAAAGCGTCCGGGACATGCCAAAGTCCGCTACAACCTGGGCATCGCCTATGCCCGCATGGGAGAGTGGGAAGCGGCCCTGGACGCCTATGCGGCGGCGGTCGAAATCAACCCGCGTTCGGCGGAGGCGTTCTGCAACATGGGTGAAGTCCTGATGCGACTCGGAAGGCTGGATGAAGCGGAAGCCGCTCTGCAGCGCGCCCTGGCCATCGATCCCCAGGATGTTCTGGCCCTCTGCAACACGGCCGAGATCCACTTCCGCCGCGGCGATTTCGATGCGGCCCGGAGTCTGGCGGAGAACCTCGCCACGAATCACCCGGAACGGCCCGAGCCTCTCAATATCCTCGGGAACATCTTTCATGCCGAAGGCGACCGGCAGGAGGCCCGAAAAGCCTTTTCGGCGGCCGTCCAGGCCGACCCCGACTATGAAAAAGCCCATTACAACATCGGAAACATCCTGGACGCGGAGGGGCGCCTGGAAGAGGCGGCCGCGAGTTTCCGGCGGGCCGTCGAACTCAACGGGGGATTCGCCGAAGCCCGGGCCGCACTCGGCACTTGCCTGCTTCGCCTGAAACACCCCGATGAGGCCCTTATGGAACTGGACCGGGCCGCCGCTCTCGGGCTGCGTTCGCCGGCCCTACATCTCAACCGGGGCTCCGCTCTTCTGGAAACCGGCGATCCGGACGCCGCCGAAAGGGAATTCCGCAAGGTCCTGGACGAGACGCCCGGATCCGCGGAAGCCATGAACAACCTCGGCATCGTTTACCTCAGAAAAGACAATCCCCCCGCGGCCCTAAAAGCTTTTCAGGCCGCAGCCGAGACAGACCCGGAAAACCGGGAGGTTCGGGTCAACCTGGGGAATGTGTTATTGGCCATGGAGAAGTGGGAAAAGGCTTTGCGGCACTACGAAACCGCCGCTGCCGCCGACCCCGCAGACGCCGTGCTTCACAACAATATGGCTTTCGCCTTTTTTAAGATCGGCGACTTCGGCCGCGCGCTCCGGCACGCGGAGAAAGCAGAAGCGCTGGGGCTACGCGTTCATCCGGATTTCATGCGCCTTTTGAAAGAAAAGATGAACAGACATTTCAGGGATTCGGCGAATCCTTTTTCTTAA